A genomic segment from Bacteroidales bacterium encodes:
- a CDS encoding (Fe-S)-binding protein — translation MNQEVDLFIPCFIDQIFPETAINMVRVLRKCGVGVRYNDQQTCCGQMAFNAGHWDEAKAMGEKFIRDFSHSGWVVGPSASCVGYVRNYYRTLFHNSAYHIEYKQLVGKIYEFTDFLVNVAHCTDFGARFDAVVTYHDSCAALREYGIREEPRILLSRVKGLELREMKNTDECCGFGGMFSVKFEPIAVAMAEQKVHHALDTGASYIVSTDASCLMHQWGYIQKHQLPIKVIHIADVLASGW, via the coding sequence ATGAACCAAGAAGTGGATCTGTTCATCCCCTGTTTCATTGACCAGATCTTCCCTGAAACCGCAATAAACATGGTCAGGGTGCTCAGAAAATGCGGTGTAGGGGTGCGATACAATGATCAGCAGACTTGCTGCGGTCAGATGGCTTTCAATGCAGGTCACTGGGATGAGGCAAAAGCCATGGGGGAGAAGTTCATCAGGGATTTCAGCCATTCAGGGTGGGTCGTTGGCCCATCCGCTTCCTGTGTGGGCTATGTCCGCAATTATTACCGCACGCTGTTTCATAACAGCGCCTATCACATTGAGTACAAACAGCTGGTCGGCAAGATCTATGAATTCACTGATTTTCTGGTGAATGTGGCCCATTGTACGGATTTTGGCGCCCGCTTCGACGCCGTGGTCACCTACCATGATTCCTGTGCCGCACTGCGCGAATATGGCATCCGGGAGGAGCCGCGGATCCTCCTGTCCCGTGTGAAAGGCCTTGAACTTCGTGAAATGAAAAATACGGATGAGTGCTGCGGGTTCGGGGGAATGTTCTCCGTGAAATTTGAACCAATCGCCGTTGCGATGGCTGAGCAGAAGGTGCATCACGCACTGGATACGGGAGCTTCATACATTGTCTCGACCGACGCATCCTGCCTGATGCATCAATGGGGGTACATTCAAAAACACCAGTTGCCCATCAAGGTCATTCACATTGCGGATGTGCTGGCCTCCGGCTGGTAG
- the amrS gene encoding AmmeMemoRadiSam system radical SAM enzyme, with amino-acid sequence MHEALYYEKQEDGVVCTLCPHFCRIRPGKEGICRSRYHQDNILVTANYGKVSALHFDPIEKKPLYHFHPGRVIFSIGSTGCNLQCSFCQNAEISQTSPSDFFHLHEYTPQQLIDLALQKSGNVGIAFTYNEPAVWYEYMLDIAVLSAEAGLKNVMVTNGYINPAPLDQLLPLMNAFSVDLKAFTEEFYHKVTKAKLEPVKDTLQRIRQAGKHLEITNLVIPTQNDDESVFDAMCRWIADELGPDTVLHLSRYFPAYKMTIPGTPAQTLIHLRQLARKYLDYVFIGNISLPEGNDTVCNRCGQTVITRTGYLISAPGLDASGKCVKCGNPIAVV; translated from the coding sequence ATGCACGAAGCCCTTTATTATGAAAAACAGGAGGATGGTGTTGTGTGCACCCTCTGTCCGCATTTCTGCCGGATCAGGCCGGGAAAGGAAGGTATTTGCCGTAGCCGTTACCATCAGGACAATATCCTGGTGACAGCCAATTACGGGAAAGTTTCGGCCCTGCATTTTGATCCCATCGAAAAAAAACCGCTGTATCATTTTCATCCCGGCAGGGTCATCTTCAGCATCGGAAGCACAGGATGCAACCTGCAGTGTTCGTTTTGCCAGAATGCGGAGATCTCTCAGACCTCCCCTTCGGATTTCTTCCATTTACACGAATATACCCCGCAACAGTTGATCGACCTGGCCCTTCAGAAAAGCGGCAATGTGGGCATTGCCTTCACGTATAACGAACCGGCGGTGTGGTACGAGTATATGCTTGACATTGCCGTGCTGTCGGCGGAAGCCGGGTTGAAGAATGTGATGGTGACCAACGGATACATCAATCCTGCGCCACTGGATCAGCTCCTGCCTTTGATGAATGCGTTCAGTGTGGACCTGAAAGCTTTCACGGAAGAGTTTTACCACAAGGTCACCAAAGCAAAGCTTGAGCCCGTGAAAGATACCCTCCAGCGTATCCGGCAGGCCGGTAAGCACCTGGAGATCACCAACCTGGTCATTCCTACCCAAAATGACGACGAATCGGTTTTTGATGCCATGTGCCGGTGGATCGCTGATGAACTTGGGCCTGATACGGTTTTGCATCTGAGCCGTTATTTCCCTGCGTATAAAATGACCATTCCCGGCACACCTGCCCAAACATTGATCCATCTGCGTCAACTAGCCCGGAAATACCTGGATTATGTTTTCATCGGAAACATATCCTTGCCCGAAGGAAACGACACGGTGTGCAACAGGTGCGGCCAGACAGTCATCACCAGAACGGGATACCTGATCTCGGCCCCGGGGCTGGATGCATCCGGAAAATGCGTGAAATGCGGCAATCCCATCGCTGTCGTATGA